From Sinorhizobium sp. RAC02, a single genomic window includes:
- a CDS encoding LysR substrate-binding domain-containing protein: MCSPTIYNGVGILEKKEMLKYPLLTQSAGSMLRPILHEVIDNPRLPFSKTISCNNMSALAELAAHGLGITILPKAFFSRYVNEGRLHIMKSEFELPKLEYFLTCKNDYHGAFFEEIAEICRNICDFTKGAQKEP; encoded by the coding sequence ATGTGCAGTCCAACTATCTACAATGGCGTCGGGATTCTCGAAAAAAAGGAAATGCTGAAATATCCACTTCTCACTCAGTCGGCAGGCTCCATGCTTCGGCCGATCCTTCACGAGGTGATCGACAACCCACGTTTACCCTTCAGCAAAACGATATCGTGCAACAACATGTCTGCTCTGGCCGAGTTGGCTGCCCATGGCCTGGGCATTACGATATTACCCAAGGCTTTTTTCAGCCGGTACGTAAACGAAGGCCGTCTGCACATCATGAAATCGGAGTTCGAACTGCCGAAACTTGAATACTTCCTAACCTGCAAGAACGATTATCACGGCGCCTTCTTCGAAGAAATCGCAGAGATATGCCGTAATATTTGCGACTTCACCAAAGGTGCACAAAAAGAACCATGA